The Lacrimispora xylanolytica genome has a segment encoding these proteins:
- a CDS encoding helix-turn-helix domain-containing protein, translating into MKGFGIWNLKGREKRGFRRYFTKILRSNILLILIPISILGLFWYHMMIQQATQKFYQQKSIALNEIASGIDQRIKNIKLELATEISEKRYSTYTYSGSYNTDLTMISRRLSAMTQKYHLIDSVYFYDRTTRKIYNSKTGQYFFPEFYDTGWIHDIKENSCTIQQLPPRLIFDDESLFDKYSFLYNKRNNLVLSLVLKGKPDFYLVANISMKGLYHDIFDSYHLGNGRGEFFLTALDGTLMEGNSSYLDSKELVLQPYKSSDNQVSYVIRNGRIYFIKPVDFNALAVISYPLGDSYMEAVYLGKYILLVCAGLMLFSLIISGYMARRLYRPIHILYSDFAKGGKNTSQEKVTDEIELLKQIFTEMNTYNSNVKIKLKRFDELSKSFTFRSFLENRKYKQEFIGDHPYLFDNDGFCHCQLLLVRFDVSHRKMTSEEELLFRLNLEEVLRSYLLSSQKGILTKIEEETFVLLYQGNEGENLEQTRRVLTDTVIKLINGNAYFGLSQTIHHAKEILEEFPKCLEAVKNACFFHWSNELITSGQTEKVMDSDELYGMLLNINASFIRSIVTQNEPGIERLFLELEEKLMAIHNVSQVKDVYNRILVELDHEFHFTRHMETSLLDALNEYKTLADMIHDSKALLRNISVQYKSNDAKENNYCEMAKQYLSEHYMKDMNITDTADYLNISYSYLSKIFRARAGITLTDYLNQTRIEKSKDYLTGSFLTLTEISEKVGYNNVQSYQRFFKKYVAMTPGEYRKYKTPDLSL; encoded by the coding sequence ATGAAGGGATTTGGAATCTGGAATTTAAAAGGAAGAGAAAAAAGAGGCTTTCGAAGGTACTTTACAAAAATCCTGCGATCCAATATTCTTTTAATTCTTATCCCCATCAGCATCCTGGGGCTTTTTTGGTACCACATGATGATCCAGCAGGCAACTCAGAAATTCTACCAGCAAAAATCCATCGCCCTTAACGAAATTGCCTCCGGCATCGATCAGAGAATTAAAAATATAAAGCTGGAGCTTGCAACTGAAATCAGTGAAAAAAGGTATAGCACCTATACTTATTCCGGCAGCTATAATACGGACCTGACCATGATCTCAAGGCGGTTATCCGCCATGACACAAAAGTATCACCTCATTGATTCCGTATATTTCTACGACAGGACCACACGCAAAATATACAACTCAAAAACAGGACAATACTTTTTCCCGGAATTTTATGATACCGGGTGGATTCATGACATTAAGGAAAATTCCTGTACGATACAACAGCTGCCTCCCCGTCTTATCTTTGACGATGAATCGCTGTTTGATAAATACAGTTTTTTATACAACAAGCGGAACAACCTGGTCCTGTCACTGGTCTTAAAGGGAAAACCGGACTTTTATCTGGTGGCTAATATCAGCATGAAAGGATTGTATCATGACATTTTTGACTCCTATCACTTAGGAAACGGCCGGGGCGAATTTTTTCTTACTGCCCTTGATGGAACTTTGATGGAAGGAAACAGCAGCTATCTGGACTCTAAGGAGCTGGTCTTACAGCCTTATAAATCGTCTGACAATCAGGTTTCTTATGTCATAAGAAACGGCCGTATTTATTTTATAAAGCCTGTGGATTTTAATGCCTTGGCAGTTATCTCCTACCCTCTTGGTGATTCCTATATGGAAGCGGTTTATCTTGGCAAATACATTCTGCTGGTATGTGCTGGCCTTATGTTGTTTTCTCTCATAATTTCCGGCTATATGGCCAGACGACTGTACCGCCCCATACATATTTTGTATTCTGATTTTGCAAAAGGGGGAAAAAACACCAGTCAGGAAAAAGTCACCGATGAAATTGAGCTTCTGAAACAGATTTTTACTGAAATGAACACCTATAATTCTAATGTGAAGATTAAATTAAAGCGTTTTGATGAATTAAGTAAATCCTTTACATTCCGAAGCTTTTTAGAGAACCGGAAGTACAAACAGGAGTTCATAGGCGACCATCCTTATCTGTTTGATAATGACGGCTTCTGCCATTGCCAGCTTTTACTGGTTCGGTTTGACGTTTCCCACAGGAAGATGACATCTGAAGAAGAGCTGTTGTTTCGGTTGAATTTAGAGGAAGTGCTGCGAAGCTATCTTCTTTCCTCTCAAAAGGGGATTTTAACGAAGATAGAGGAAGAGACCTTCGTCCTTCTTTATCAGGGAAATGAAGGGGAGAATCTGGAGCAGACCAGAAGGGTCCTGACAGATACGGTAATCAAGCTGATCAATGGGAACGCCTATTTCGGTCTCAGCCAGACCATACATCACGCGAAGGAAATCCTGGAGGAATTTCCAAAGTGTCTGGAAGCAGTGAAGAACGCCTGTTTCTTTCACTGGAGCAATGAGCTGATCACCAGCGGTCAAACGGAAAAGGTCATGGATTCTGATGAGCTTTACGGTATGCTTTTAAACATCAACGCCTCTTTTATCCGAAGTATCGTCACTCAGAACGAACCGGGAATTGAACGGCTCTTTCTGGAATTAGAGGAGAAGCTTATGGCAATCCACAATGTTTCTCAGGTAAAGGATGTGTATAATCGGATTTTAGTAGAGCTGGATCACGAGTTTCATTTCACCAGACACATGGAGACCAGCTTACTGGATGCTCTGAATGAATACAAGACATTGGCTGATATGATCCATGACAGCAAAGCGCTCCTAAGAAACATCTCGGTTCAGTATAAAAGCAACGACGCCAAGGAAAACAACTATTGTGAAATGGCAAAACAGTATTTAAGTGAACACTATATGAAGGATATGAACATCACCGACACTGCTGATTATCTAAATATCAGCTACTCCTACTTAAGCAAGATCTTTCGTGCCAGGGCAGGAATTACTTTAACCGATTATTTAAATCAGACCCGGATTGAAAAAAGCAAGGATTACCTGACCGGCTCTTTTCTTACTCTCACAGAAATATCGGAAAAAGTGGGATACAATAACGTCCAGAGCTACCAGCGGTTCTTTAAGAAATATGTAGCCATGACCCCTGGAGAATACAGAAAATATAAGACTCCAGATCTTTCCCTGTAA
- a CDS encoding ABC transporter permease: MKGKLLSVRRAGCRSGDKRIWFYLWRDKWLYLMLAPVIIYYIVFKYVPMYGLIIAFQDYNVFKGIGGSKWSGLLNFKQVFTTDLFWLSIRNTLILNLSTLAVNFPLTIVVALMLNEVRCSVFKRISQSFLYLPHFMSWVVVAGIATNLFAQTDGSINHLIKTLGFAPVPFLNSKGWWIFTYVICNVWKEIGWGTIIYLAAITGIDESLYEAAYIDGASRIQRIRYITLPMIRSVIIVMLILSISKTMSIGLDAPLLLGNTKVINVSEVISTYIYRLGIVKAEYSLSTVIGLFQSVVNIIILILADRFAKLIGEEGIL; this comes from the coding sequence ATGAAAGGTAAGTTGTTATCAGTCCGCCGGGCCGGGTGCCGGTCTGGGGATAAAAGAATCTGGTTTTATTTATGGAGAGACAAATGGCTCTATCTGATGCTGGCGCCTGTCATCATCTACTATATTGTATTTAAGTATGTACCAATGTACGGTCTCATCATAGCCTTTCAGGATTATAATGTGTTTAAGGGAATAGGCGGAAGCAAATGGTCGGGACTTCTTAACTTTAAGCAGGTATTTACAACGGATCTTTTCTGGTTATCCATCCGCAATACCTTAATTCTTAATCTATCCACCCTGGCAGTAAATTTTCCCTTGACCATTGTGGTGGCACTCATGTTAAATGAAGTACGATGCAGCGTATTTAAGCGGATTTCCCAATCCTTTCTTTACCTGCCTCATTTTATGTCATGGGTGGTGGTGGCAGGCATTGCTACCAATTTATTTGCCCAGACAGACGGAAGCATCAATCATCTCATTAAGACCCTGGGATTTGCCCCTGTTCCATTCTTAAACAGCAAGGGCTGGTGGATTTTTACCTATGTAATCTGTAACGTGTGGAAGGAAATCGGCTGGGGAACCATTATCTATCTGGCGGCAATTACAGGCATTGATGAGTCTCTTTATGAAGCTGCATACATAGACGGCGCCAGCCGGATTCAGAGAATCCGTTATATTACCCTTCCTATGATCCGGTCGGTCATCATCGTCATGCTGATTTTATCCATCAGCAAAACGATGAGCATAGGTCTTGATGCTCCCTTGCTCCTTGGAAATACAAAGGTCATCAACGTCTCGGAGGTAATCAGTACCTATATATACCGGCTGGGAATCGTAAAAGCCGAATACAGTCTGTCAACGGTCATCGGTCTCTTTCAGTCTGTGGTCAACATTATCATACTCATCCTGGCAGATCGCTTTGCCAAGCTGATTGGCGAAGAAGGCATACTATAG
- a CDS encoding carbohydrate ABC transporter permease, translated as MKKKIPSWGTVINYILLSLLVIICFYPFLNVVAYSLSSNRAVLSGSVTFYPIEMQLDAYKEIIHRSQIWTSMRVTILVTLLGTGLGLMLTVFAAYALSKDKLKGRKWISGMILFTMYFSGGIIPTFLVVKNLGMFDQLTSLYIPSAVNVFNFIVMRTFFREIPKSLEEAAYLDGATDVQILLRVVLPLSMPIIATIGLFYAVYYWNDYFNALIFIQSPEKFTLQLRLRSLLFEGELGAAGNEGLAQQVMAESLKMTCIVVGTVPILAVYPWLQRYFVKGVMLGSVKG; from the coding sequence ATGAAGAAAAAAATCCCATCCTGGGGAACTGTGATAAACTATATCTTGTTGTCCCTTTTAGTCATCATATGCTTTTATCCCTTTTTAAATGTGGTTGCTTATTCTCTTAGCAGCAACCGGGCGGTTCTTTCCGGGAGCGTCACATTTTATCCGATCGAAATGCAGTTAGATGCCTATAAGGAGATTATACATCGAAGTCAGATCTGGACGTCCATGAGGGTGACCATACTTGTAACCTTATTAGGCACTGGCCTTGGTCTGATGCTTACGGTGTTTGCGGCCTATGCTCTGTCTAAGGATAAATTAAAGGGGCGCAAATGGATCTCTGGAATGATCCTTTTTACCATGTATTTCAGCGGAGGCATCATTCCTACCTTCCTGGTGGTGAAAAACCTGGGGATGTTCGATCAGCTTACCTCCCTTTACATACCATCAGCGGTCAATGTATTTAACTTTATTGTAATGAGAACTTTTTTTCGGGAGATTCCAAAAAGTCTGGAGGAGGCAGCCTATCTGGACGGAGCCACGGACGTACAGATCCTTTTAAGAGTGGTCCTTCCCCTATCCATGCCAATTATCGCTACCATCGGACTCTTTTACGCCGTTTATTATTGGAACGATTATTTTAACGCCCTGATTTTCATTCAGTCTCCTGAAAAATTCACCCTTCAGCTGCGCCTTAGGAGCCTTTTGTTTGAAGGAGAGCTTGGGGCAGCAGGTAATGAGGGCTTAGCCCAGCAGGTCATGGCAGAATCCCTTAAAATGACCTGTATTGTAGTAGGAACCGTTCCCATACTGGCTGTTTATCCATGGCTTCAACGGTATTTTGTAAAGGGTGTTATGCTTGGGTCTGTCAAGGGTTAG
- a CDS encoding extracellular solute-binding protein, which produces MKKARRFLAGALICTMGVSLFGCNASRETGKKTEETNTVGTETKEEGSEFKTTYGSKKFDDVTITVEVFDRSNAPEGSTVIDNKWTKYINEEMNKVGITVKFVAVPRADEVNKAQLMMASGTGPDIMICYTSSIVEGFYKDGGTYDLSPYVDGMEQAKNLKDYIGKDCIDLGRNQEGELWAIPARRSTTASTNLFIRKDWLDALGLKAPTTKEEMYQVLKKFQKYKPDAFAASFWVCTKASDIPGVMAASFLKNIADEKAYAIEGDSATSLLYTDPGFGEYFKWMNGLYNEGLIDPEYYVDTTENALKEDFVNGKVGCFESNVNYNVDSLRGSLLKVLQSTDPKADVISIPPLKNENDGEIYNKNYPINGAYLFIPQSAKNVEAAVTYLDWLATKEGGFTLFHGFEGEHFKYDDSGVPCVIDAGYNTKDKDWTRHDLFLIGNQGYYKTPDEFAKATSKECPGYENYVLDNYKNASMGVVRHDPTFTAPTSTEKNTEISVIREEYFVKLVTCPPDKFDATLQEFKDKLKKAGYDQIMTERTEYYDKAFAGK; this is translated from the coding sequence ATGAAAAAGGCAAGACGTTTTCTGGCGGGGGCACTAATCTGTACAATGGGAGTGAGCTTATTTGGCTGCAATGCTTCCAGAGAGACAGGAAAAAAGACAGAGGAAACGAATACGGTTGGCACAGAGACCAAAGAGGAAGGCAGTGAATTTAAGACCACCTATGGTTCAAAGAAATTTGATGATGTGACCATAACCGTAGAAGTATTTGACCGGAGCAATGCGCCGGAAGGAAGCACAGTCATTGATAACAAATGGACCAAATACATCAATGAGGAAATGAACAAGGTAGGTATTACCGTTAAATTCGTAGCGGTTCCAAGAGCCGATGAAGTAAATAAGGCCCAGCTTATGATGGCATCAGGCACAGGGCCGGATATCATGATCTGCTATACATCATCCATTGTAGAAGGATTTTATAAGGACGGGGGAACTTATGACCTTTCTCCATACGTGGACGGAATGGAGCAGGCGAAAAACTTAAAGGATTACATAGGAAAAGATTGTATAGACCTTGGACGAAATCAGGAGGGAGAGCTTTGGGCCATTCCGGCAAGACGTTCCACCACCGCCTCCACCAACTTATTCATCCGTAAGGACTGGCTGGATGCTCTGGGACTAAAAGCACCTACCACAAAGGAAGAGATGTACCAGGTATTAAAGAAATTCCAGAAATACAAACCAGACGCCTTTGCAGCCAGCTTCTGGGTATGCACCAAAGCAAGCGATATCCCAGGCGTAATGGCAGCCTCCTTTTTAAAGAACATTGCAGATGAAAAGGCTTATGCCATTGAGGGCGATTCTGCAACCAGCCTTTTGTATACAGACCCAGGCTTTGGGGAGTATTTCAAATGGATGAATGGGTTGTATAACGAGGGACTGATCGATCCGGAATATTATGTGGATACCACGGAAAATGCCTTAAAAGAGGATTTTGTAAACGGAAAAGTAGGCTGCTTTGAATCCAATGTAAATTACAATGTAGACAGTCTTAGAGGCAGCTTGTTAAAAGTGCTCCAGTCCACAGACCCAAAGGCAGATGTCATCAGCATTCCTCCTTTAAAGAATGAAAATGACGGAGAGATCTATAACAAGAATTACCCCATTAACGGGGCCTATCTTTTCATTCCTCAATCCGCTAAGAACGTGGAAGCAGCAGTTACCTATCTTGACTGGCTTGCCACCAAGGAAGGCGGCTTTACCCTTTTCCATGGTTTTGAGGGAGAACATTTTAAATATGATGATTCAGGGGTTCCATGCGTCATAGATGCAGGGTATAATACAAAGGACAAAGACTGGACCAGACACGATTTATTCCTCATCGGAAACCAGGGCTATTATAAGACCCCCGATGAATTTGCGAAAGCAACCTCCAAGGAGTGTCCCGGGTACGAGAACTATGTGCTTGATAATTATAAGAATGCATCCATGGGAGTCGTCAGGCACGATCCTACCTTCACAGCTCCAACTTCTACAGAGAAAAACACGGAAATCAGTGTTATCCGGGAAGAGTATTTCGTAAAATTAGTTACCTGTCCTCCTGATAAATTTGATGCCACCCTTCAGGAATTTAAGGATAAATTAAAGAAGGCTGGTTACGACCAGATTATGACGGAGCGGACAGAATATTATGACAAAGCCTTTGCCGGGAAATAA
- a CDS encoding Gfo/Idh/MocA family protein codes for MGNGNDGMNYAPKGKPEPVVSKGTFCIAAVALDHGHIYGMCNGLTEAGATLKWVYDRDLKKVADFIKAFPQAQAAGSEEEVLRDPEVRLVCSAAITSLRSALGIRVMKAGKDYFTDKAPLTTLEQLREVKEAINETGKKYMVYYSERIHVEAAVFAGQLIDQGAIGTPIHIDGFGPHRVGAPESRPEWFFQKEKYGGILCDIGSHQIEQFLYYCGVKDAKVQYSQVGNFSHPDYPELEDFGDAVLLGDNGATQHFRVDWLTPKGLSTWGDGRTFILGTRGYIELRKYVNIGTGDGSSDHVFLVNDDGEQHFEVTGKVGYPFFGQLILDCINRTENAMTQEHALKAAELCVRAEDQAVIIKEAGR; via the coding sequence ATGGGAAACGGGAACGATGGCATGAATTATGCACCGAAAGGAAAACCAGAACCAGTGGTTTCTAAGGGAACCTTCTGCATCGCAGCGGTGGCGCTGGATCATGGACACATCTACGGCATGTGCAATGGCTTAACAGAGGCAGGCGCTACGCTAAAATGGGTCTATGACAGGGACCTAAAGAAAGTAGCTGACTTTATCAAGGCGTTTCCTCAGGCGCAGGCAGCGGGAAGTGAAGAAGAGGTGTTACGTGATCCTGAGGTAAGGCTTGTTTGTTCCGCAGCAATAACCAGTCTTCGAAGTGCTCTGGGCATCCGGGTCATGAAGGCAGGAAAGGATTACTTTACAGACAAGGCCCCCTTAACGACCCTTGAGCAGCTGAGAGAAGTAAAGGAAGCCATTAATGAGACGGGAAAGAAATATATGGTCTACTACAGTGAACGGATTCATGTAGAGGCAGCCGTTTTTGCCGGTCAGCTCATAGACCAGGGAGCCATCGGAACGCCCATACATATCGACGGCTTTGGACCTCACCGGGTGGGAGCTCCAGAAAGCAGACCGGAGTGGTTCTTTCAAAAGGAGAAATATGGCGGCATTCTCTGCGATATCGGAAGCCATCAGATCGAACAGTTTCTCTATTACTGTGGAGTAAAGGACGCTAAAGTACAGTACTCTCAGGTGGGGAATTTCAGTCATCCCGATTATCCGGAGCTGGAGGACTTTGGAGATGCGGTGCTTTTAGGAGACAATGGCGCCACCCAGCATTTCAGGGTAGACTGGCTGACACCAAAGGGGCTTTCCACCTGGGGAGACGGAAGAACCTTTATTTTAGGGACCAGGGGCTACATAGAACTGCGTAAATACGTAAACATTGGAACCGGAGACGGAAGCTCTGATCACGTTTTTCTGGTAAATGATGACGGAGAGCAGCATTTTGAAGTCACGGGAAAGGTGGGATATCCATTTTTCGGACAGTTGATCCTAGACTGCATCAACCGGACTGAGAATGCCATGACTCAGGAACACGCACTAAAGGCGGCTGAGCTGTGCGTCAGGGCGGAAGATCAGGCAGTCATCATCAAAGAAGCCGGGAGGTAG
- a CDS encoding Gfo/Idh/MocA family protein yields the protein MLQIAVVGIGNISPAHIEGLLAFPDRCQIVALCDIYPEKAERAKEKYHLDCRVFDDHEKMLKSGMTIDVVHVCTPPYVHGEIAIHAMDSGCHVVVEKPMATCLKECDAMLEAEKRNKVTMACIAQNRFRNQIYKLQKVLESELAGKICCAHVNSNWWRGHCYYDLWWRGLWEKEGGGPTLNHAVHHIDMLNWLEGRLPSGVMAMLANLMHDNAEVEDLSLAMLEYSDGSLAQITSSVIHHGEEQGIELQCANAKLSFPWSLKAEVSRSNGFPEDGGNRELMDKLQTLYEEIPDLTYEGHTGEIDDILSAIESGTRPLITGEDGRKTVELITAIYKAGFLKERVSLPISQEDEYYSFDGILNHAVRFHEKSASVENFMDAGITLGNYKR from the coding sequence ATGTTGCAGATTGCAGTTGTGGGGATCGGAAATATTTCACCAGCTCATATCGAAGGCCTTTTAGCCTTCCCGGACCGATGCCAGATCGTAGCTCTGTGTGATATTTATCCGGAAAAGGCGGAGAGAGCGAAGGAGAAATATCATCTGGATTGTAGGGTGTTTGACGACCATGAAAAGATGCTAAAGTCCGGCATGACCATTGATGTGGTACACGTTTGTACACCTCCCTATGTGCATGGGGAAATTGCCATACATGCCATGGATTCAGGCTGTCATGTGGTGGTGGAAAAACCAATGGCAACCTGTTTAAAAGAGTGTGATGCTATGCTGGAAGCAGAAAAAAGAAATAAGGTTACAATGGCATGCATTGCACAAAATCGTTTTCGTAACCAGATATACAAATTACAGAAGGTACTGGAAAGTGAGTTAGCTGGTAAAATCTGCTGTGCTCATGTGAATTCCAACTGGTGGAGAGGCCATTGCTACTATGATCTGTGGTGGAGAGGGCTTTGGGAAAAGGAGGGCGGAGGGCCTACCTTAAACCATGCCGTGCACCATATTGATATGCTTAACTGGCTGGAGGGAAGGCTGCCCTCTGGAGTTATGGCCATGCTTGCCAACCTAATGCATGACAATGCAGAGGTGGAGGACTTATCCCTTGCTATGTTGGAGTATTCGGATGGAAGCCTGGCTCAGATTACCAGTTCAGTGATCCACCATGGGGAAGAACAGGGCATAGAGCTGCAGTGCGCCAATGCAAAACTCTCTTTTCCATGGAGCTTAAAGGCGGAGGTCTCAAGGTCCAATGGTTTCCCGGAGGACGGAGGAAACCGGGAGCTGATGGATAAACTTCAGACTCTCTATGAGGAAATTCCAGACCTTACTTATGAGGGGCATACCGGGGAAATTGATGACATTCTTTCTGCAATCGAGAGCGGAACCAGGCCTCTGATTACTGGTGAAGATGGCAGAAAGACCGTGGAGCTTATTACAGCCATATATAAAGCAGGATTTTTAAAAGAGAGAGTAAGTCTGCCCATCTCACAGGAAGATGAATATTACTCCTTTGATGGGATCTTAAATCACGCAGTACGGTTTCATGAAAAATCCGCATCCGTTGAAAATTTTATGGATGCCGGGATTACTCTAGGGAATTATAAACGTTAA
- a CDS encoding sulfurtransferase TusA family protein, with protein sequence MNKIDCLGEICPVPVMKLRNVMDSIKKGEDYLMVTDHSCTIKNLESFCKANHLKYDSEEVMNGVWEITITSNR encoded by the coding sequence ATGAATAAGATTGACTGCCTTGGTGAGATCTGTCCGGTTCCGGTTATGAAGCTTCGTAATGTCATGGATTCCATAAAGAAGGGGGAGGATTATTTAATGGTCACCGATCACAGCTGCACCATTAAGAATCTGGAATCCTTTTGTAAGGCCAATCACTTGAAGTATGATTCGGAAGAAGTGATGAACGGGGTATGGGAAATCACCATTACTTCTAACAGATAG
- a CDS encoding LysR family transcriptional regulator, translating into MNIQNLKMFLKIVESGSISKAAEQMNISQSALSQQLRVMEQEIGSRLFERSYNGVIPTHTGSIVYQHAMEMISSYDRMTLEIANAQNQNKIIHIIANPCVYSYALPCTMFHVKNSYPQYTLQMEVMSSSQIEEKIAKGYADMGIIIGKPKMKGLSSKKVFSDRFYLVAGEKMEVPDSLSCEDLYHYPLLMLVKTQKTRQIIDKVLTRNGIQIHRLHIPYTLESTESIKLSAINGFGLAFLPYMAMKKELYHKQLRIIDCPCLEIENDYYSIRHSSQTPVNHESSKLIKYMERVLKETIC; encoded by the coding sequence ATGAATATTCAGAATCTGAAGATGTTTTTAAAGATTGTGGAATCAGGCAGCATCTCAAAGGCAGCGGAACAAATGAACATCAGCCAGTCTGCACTGAGCCAGCAGCTTCGGGTCATGGAACAGGAAATCGGCTCCCGTCTTTTTGAACGGAGCTACAACGGCGTGATCCCCACTCACACCGGCTCTATCGTATATCAGCACGCCATGGAAATGATCTCCTCCTACGACAGAATGACCCTTGAGATCGCCAATGCCCAGAACCAGAACAAAATTATACATATTATTGCAAATCCCTGTGTCTATTCCTACGCACTCCCCTGCACCATGTTTCACGTCAAGAACAGCTACCCTCAGTACACCCTTCAGATGGAGGTCATGTCCAGCAGTCAGATCGAGGAAAAAATTGCAAAAGGCTATGCTGATATGGGGATTATTATAGGGAAACCAAAGATGAAAGGCCTGTCCTCAAAGAAAGTATTTTCCGACCGCTTCTATCTGGTTGCCGGGGAAAAGATGGAGGTCCCTGATTCTTTATCCTGCGAGGATCTTTACCACTATCCCCTGTTGATGCTGGTAAAAACTCAGAAAACAAGACAGATCATTGATAAGGTGCTGACCAGAAATGGAATTCAGATTCATCGGCTTCATATTCCCTATACCTTAGAATCCACAGAATCCATTAAGCTGTCTGCCATCAATGGGTTCGGACTGGCATTTCTCCCTTATATGGCAATGAAAAAAGAGCTTTACCACAAGCAGCTAAGGATTATAGACTGTCCTTGCCTGGAAATTGAAAATGACTATTATTCCATTCGCCACAGCAGTCAGACTCCTGTGAACCATGAGTCCTCAAAGCTGATTAAGTATATGGAACGGGTATTAAAGGAAACTATCTGTTAG
- a CDS encoding YeeE/YedE thiosulfate transporter family protein, translating into MSETNTGTVSGTQRVRKPRKPKKSQIPYAILLTALIIAFGIYLGQGNNKLPIYWGFGIAFGYILQRSRFCFTAAFRDPCITGSTSVTRAVLVAFAVSSVGFLAIKYASVLKGAETNLNMAGVSPIGLPLALGAVLFGIGMVIAGGCASGTLMRVGEGFLMQMLVLVFFIAGSAWGAHDMGFWGKFNEHAPKVYLPDVFGWFGAILVQGLIIVLLYIAALKWQQKKMGTMD; encoded by the coding sequence GTGTCAGAAACCAACACAGGTACCGTATCAGGTACACAAAGAGTGCGTAAGCCAAGAAAACCAAAAAAGAGTCAGATTCCTTATGCCATATTGCTTACGGCTCTTATCATCGCTTTTGGAATTTACTTGGGGCAGGGGAACAACAAGCTTCCGATTTACTGGGGATTTGGTATTGCCTTTGGCTACATCCTGCAAAGATCCAGATTTTGCTTTACAGCTGCCTTTCGTGATCCCTGCATTACAGGAAGCACATCGGTAACAAGAGCCGTTTTGGTGGCATTTGCCGTATCAAGCGTAGGATTTTTAGCCATCAAGTATGCCAGCGTCCTAAAGGGAGCAGAGACCAATCTAAACATGGCAGGAGTATCTCCCATCGGATTACCCCTGGCATTAGGAGCTGTGTTATTTGGAATCGGTATGGTAATTGCAGGAGGATGTGCATCGGGAACATTGATGCGGGTCGGAGAAGGCTTTCTCATGCAGATGCTGGTGCTGGTATTCTTCATAGCAGGTTCTGCCTGGGGAGCCCATGACATGGGATTCTGGGGAAAATTCAATGAACATGCACCGAAGGTATATCTGCCTGATGTATTTGGCTGGTTCGGGGCAATTCTCGTACAGGGGCTGATTATCGTTCTGCTATACATAGCAGCCTTGAAGTGGCAGCAGAAGAAAATGGGCACCATGGATTAA
- a CDS encoding sulfurtransferase TusA family protein produces MAEFTLDCLGEACPVPLMKTEKKMGELSVGDVLVVSIDHSCAMKNVPEWARKQGHNVEIEEVDDGEWEIVIEKTK; encoded by the coding sequence ATGGCTGAATTTACATTAGACTGTCTGGGAGAGGCTTGTCCGGTTCCCTTAATGAAAACTGAGAAAAAAATGGGTGAATTATCCGTAGGAGATGTGCTGGTGGTATCCATCGATCACAGCTGCGCCATGAAGAACGTACCGGAATGGGCAAGAAAACAGGGGCACAATGTGGAAATCGAAGAAGTGGATGATGGAGAATGGGAAATCGTTATTGAGAAGACTAAGTAA
- a CDS encoding YeeE/YedE thiosulfate transporter family protein, with product MKEFFIKLGDHPIYKKLLKEPLTYVAGAVLLSVFQIAHFTVFEKGWGVTSTFAVWGTWVYQAIGGDASGWAYYAPEKMQKELYTSFLVDGGSIRNLGIIIGALVATLFASQFKIKKIKTLRQVVAAVLGGLFMGYGARLANGCNIGALFTAIASFSLSGWVFGAFLLVGAFIGSKLLAKYFM from the coding sequence TTGAAAGAGTTTTTTATAAAACTGGGTGACCACCCCATTTACAAAAAGCTGCTAAAGGAACCTTTGACCTATGTGGCAGGAGCTGTTTTGCTTTCTGTGTTCCAGATTGCTCATTTCACTGTATTTGAGAAAGGCTGGGGCGTAACAAGTACCTTTGCCGTCTGGGGAACCTGGGTCTATCAGGCAATTGGCGGTGATGCCAGCGGCTGGGCATATTATGCGCCGGAAAAGATGCAGAAGGAGCTTTATACCAGCTTTCTGGTTGATGGAGGGTCCATTCGAAACCTTGGAATCATCATAGGGGCTTTGGTAGCTACCTTGTTCGCATCTCAATTTAAGATTAAAAAGATTAAGACCTTACGACAGGTAGTGGCTGCTGTTCTTGGAGGCCTCTTCATGGGATACGGAGCGAGACTTGCCAATGGTTGTAACATCGGTGCCTTATTTACAGCCATTGCTTCCTTCTCTCTGTCTGGTTGGGTGTTCGGAGCCTTTCTTTTGGTGGGAGCGTTCATCGGAAGCAAACTGCTTGCAAAATACTTTATGTAG